The genomic segment ttattaaatgtttgtattgaATTATAAACCACAATAAATCATttgattattacatttatttaacatatcCAGTAGTTAAGAACCTATATAGGCATTTGTTTGctaaaatagaaaatgtgagTAAAAGCATCTCTTGAAACTATCAATATTGCAGCCTGCCTGAAGAAATGAATACATTGAACATACCAACATGATTAAATTAGGCCAGTAAGAGATTCTTAATATCAGTTTTAGTACATTTTGGGTTAATTAGCCTAGCCAGAATTTGGCTTCAACTATGCAGGGATTGGTTAACCGACTGTAGGAAGCCTGATCTAGAATGCTTCTAAAAAATCAGTGTGCAGCTTTACCTGTTGTAGTagatgaagctgctgctctAATAATTAGGAAAACCCCTTTCACCAAGGTGGGGTCTAGAATGTAGTGAATGGCTGATTCATTAATAAAACAGAGAGTTGCTCTTCTACTATTTCAAAGACTAATCTCCATgttatttttaatgttgtgtgttcACTTCTGATCCAATGTTGTCAAACTGATCCATTGGTCtaaaaagctgttttgtttccatACATTTGTATACACACCTGAGTTGACACTTGATCATCacttgtcccccccccccccctttaggATTTCCCAAACCAGTTCTACAGGCAGCCTGGCAGCCTGCATGATATCCTGAGGTGAGATCAGATTGTTTTCATACTTTCACACTGGAAACCAGGAGAACTCTGCAGCACAGTATATAAAAGCAAAGACAGATTCATTGTGACCAGTAGCAGTACCAGCACTACTGGTTTAACTTGCCCTCAGCATCAGGAGCTGGTGGGCTGGATGAAAGGCTTTCTACAGGACAGATTAGTCTAGTATATAGTGACACCTGTGTATTTTCCCTTGCTCTGGATGAGATTGTGTCCTGCTGTGTGTCTTCCAGGCGCTTTGTGAAGACCAGTCGACGCCCCCTGTTGTTCATAGTGTCGGACAGTCTCAGCGGAGACAGCAGCTCCCGCTTTCTTTTTCCCAGAGAgatccaggaggagctggacatCAGCAGCGTTAGGTTctgtgctgatgtgtttttaatttgctgttgatgcaacacttcctccatgtttacctaTATTGCCATGATAAATTCAGTATAATGTCCATTTCCACTGCACCAATTCCAACGGTTTCTTCCCACTGTCCAAAGACTGGAACACTGGATTCCCCTGAAcaatgttttgtgtcttttccgTTTCCAGTTTTAATCCAGTGGCTCCTACCACGATGATGAAGGTCCTGACTCGAATTTCAACCCTGGAGAAAGCAAAGGTTAGGAGGAAAGGAAGCTTTGCAAGTTGATTAAACATTTTAGTGTTTGGAgttttttggtgtgttttctaCCGCATATTTTTCCCCATAATTCTAAGCAGAGCTGTGGGAGGATGTGCATCCCAGACCAGGCAGTGTTGGAGACACTGTGTTCAGGAAGCTCAGGAGATATTCGCAGCGCCATCAACAGTCTCCAGTTTTCCTCCCTCCCAGGTCAGGAGTGAATCCACACACCACACCACGCCAGAGGGGTCATACGCGAGGGAAGATGATTTGAGATTTGagtttttcagaaaaacaaatcaggagAAAACACACTCTGGTGAGATCTGGCATCACAGATATCACTTCTCGCTGCTGGTGTTGAACCGGCGGTGAATTAAAAAGTTAGGGCAActattatttaactgtttttggagtttttggagggggggggaaGAGAAAATTATTGGACGGATAAAATGAGCGGACAAATAAGGCAGTGGGGAGGCGACCACGCCCACTTAGGAGACAAGAAGTGtataccatttcataccattggTGAAGCTTGTAATGTGTCATCTTCTGTTATAGAGTATCTAACTTTGTAACCTACAAATTCAAAACAACTAAACTGTCATTTTAAGATACAAGGCAAGGCAGACAATGTATCAACCCAATACTTGGATACTTGCAGCAATGTGGACAAAGGGGAATGAGCGTGTAGTTCACATTCACAGGCAGGAAGATGGACTTTATAGAcgtgtatatatgtttttatctttgaGTGGAGGGACATTCTTTTTGGGGCAGCTAAGCCTCCTCCAGCGTATTGGACACATCCTACCTAACGTTACTAAACCTACGTGCTTATCATCATGTCATCATCAAAATATCCAATGGTTCCCCTCACCGCAAACCCACAAATcctaaatttaaaaacaatgttctCAACCCTCCCCCATTAATTCCATCCAGTGATGACACTGAATACTCGGAGTTAGATAGTACTACTCTCTGCGGGCTTGGGCCCGGGCTTCTGCCTCTTAAATTTCAGTGTTCTATTCCTGTGTTTGCTGAAAAAGTTGTCTGATTGAGGAATAATTTTGATATTGCTAATTAGATAGTTgttcaaaacagaaacagttgTGTGATTTGGTATGTATTGAGCTGGATTAACCCTCTAGACCccaatggaattctggaatgctgctgcagttcacGGAGAAACCTCACTTAAATGAGCATTTTCATACttaatccaaacaaacagctttatCTCAAAAACATTATAGAAATGGACAAtcaagttgttttcattttaaaaaacacaacttcctCTTTAATTTGATACCAAACATGTGGCATGTGTGGCTtgatttaacacatttaaaaaaaacacaccagataaaacaacaaattgcacTGAAACTCTTGTAAAGAGCTATTTCCTATAACTTCATAATTTATCAtatctccctcacacacacacacacaaaactttttttttcctttcaaagaAACGTGTGATCcgcaacatttctctctgtttgcttccagagtcaacaaaacaaaacagaccctCCGCTGGGTAACGCtaggttttcaaaataaaagagaaatgtcccACACGTCAACCCACACAGCACTTATTAGAACATACAACAGTAATCTGGAAGCAAGTAATGTCTTTGGTGACTTacatgaggaaaaagaaattgCTGCATTTATATGTGGAAAAGTGTGATGTGATTTTGAGCAAAGAACTTGAAGTCGCAATGCCTTTGGCGCTTTCCACGATGCACGGTGGGCAGGGTCTCTGTCACAACACAATCTTACGGCACACATTAGATTATAAAGACGGGGATGCTTaggttttttacatttacaagtgGAAACCGAGTggaaataagtaaaaaaaaaagtatgttaagaattgagagtttaaaaagaaaaatctccaATACTCATATCGTCCGCAATCCATCAGGGGCTGCTGCAGCACCCTCACCAACGCCTATTGAGAGGGGCAGTCCAGAGTGTACACATGGCCAAATATTGTTTTTGCCCCGTCTCACCAACTGACCTCAAAGGACTTCTATTATCATTGTAACTTTCCAGACACGTCATTGGAAAAGGGGTTGTGTAGGATGAAGAAGGACAGGCCTGTGACTTCACTGGGCAAAGCTATTTCCAGGACGAACCAGAAAAAGAGGAAGTCCAAACAGACaaaggagcaggaagaggggCAGGCGATTGGGGGGAAAGATGCTTCTCTGTTCCTGTTCAGAGCGCTGGGAAAGATCCTGCACTGCAAACGTGAGTCATATCTACCAGTTTCCATACAAgtctgctgccccaaatactcactagagcaacaaatgtggattaatccgctgctgaaaatagtccccccgTTTGTTggattaaaaactacagtgagcagctgttttaggaaattactgaacctgaacttttttaaaaatgaaactatatatatatatatatatatatatatatatatatatatatatgtgaatttacatcttcagtaggaaccaatgggcgTTCAGAGGAGATCAACTATAATCAACAACAGGAATCTGatatagaaatgtgtttttaattggaACATGATGACGACAGTTTGGCAGGAGTGTCAGCAGACCCCACTGCTTTTGCACCTTAAATTGTCTAAGCAGGAAATCAAGTTGATTTCAGATTCATGAGTTCCACAAGTCAGTTTCTGTCAGTGCTCCTTGCTGAAAGTCcattgcagcagcagcagcagcagcagcagcagcaagcagctgATCACTGATGAGGATGAATGACACAGAAGCCAGgtagttttgtatgttttggttgttttgtcatCAACAGGAGAGAGTCACGAAGGtgctgaagcagctgaatgtgCCCCCGGACCTGGTCTACCATCTCACCTGTCTCATCATCACAGAGAAGCATTGCTAGTAAACCCTGAGGTACACaaacatgcctttttttttttttcgagcCCAACGAACAGCACGCCTAACCGTCCTTTCGGTCTTTGAGAACACTCAGATCTCGTCTGTCTTTTGTTCAGCTGGTTGTTGAGCGTTCGCACATGTCTGGAGAGTTCTTCAGCCTATACCTCCACCAGAACTACCTGGACTTCTTCTCTGAGGTGGAGGACGTGGACCGGGTCAGCGAGTACCTGTCCGACGCCGACCTCCTCACTGCTGATTGGACGGTCGGTCTTTCCCTAGACACAAAAAGCTAATGGGAATGCTTTGATCAGCGGAATCATGACCAAAGTGTTCCTGTTGTTGGTATACTATATTTAAGGAGGTTACTTTCACATTAATATAACATACCACCATTTGGagatttggcgctatataacATAAAAttcaattgaattgaaattgcgGCTGAAAATAGCACTACGTTTAAAAAGATGGCGGTGAGAGGATGAAATAACCTCTCTGACCAAGAGAGCccattttgaataaatacatCCAGGTGGCTTATCAGATGCAGCACAGTGGTGTATAATACTGTGAGAATACCATGAAATACAGCAGTCCTTTATCCTGTGTACGACGGTGGAGAATTGTGTCGTAGTAGAGTAAACAGTGACAacttgaatgtatttgtttagtATTGATATTGCCTGTGTGTTAACAATATATGGTCCATGGTGGATTGGCTGTTAACAATAAtctgtgtcgtgtgtgtgtaaaggtgtgtgctgtgctgtgctgattttttttttcagtgtcgCAGCACCATGGGGGATTATGGGTCTTCAGTGGCCACCAGGGGGCTCCTTCACTCCAACTCTCAACAAGTGTCTGTCGGCTTCAGACCGCTGCACAAACCCAACTGGCTGCTGGTCAACAAGAAGGTGAAGTTCCTCCAGAAAGAGGGTTACTCTGACAAGCTTAAGTTATTTTGGTTatacaaacagcagacagtgctctctggtggtgGTCAAACTATGTATGTAACTATGTAATAACAAATATGACCAAATAAATCAAGATCAAGCCAAAACAAGTCATCAGTCAACAAggtcattttaaatatatatatatatatatatatatatatatatatatatatataccttttCTCAGATCAGAAAGTTTGATTATGAATGGATCAGCATAAACAACTGGACAGTGCTGTTGTTCAGCGTCTTGTAATGTGTCTTGCCTGAAGAAGTAGACTGTAAAGACTTTCAAGACTGTGATGTCGTTCCCTTCAGCACCGGGAGAACTGCCTGGCTGCCCGGTCCCTGTTCAGGAGCTTCTGTCTGACACCGGTCAGCCTGCAGACTGAACTGCTGCCGTACCTGGCCAAACTCACCAACCCAATGAGGAACCAAGGTAATACACACACTGCCGTTGAAAGTACAGATAGTTTTGaaagggtttttgttttttttgctgtaatttaTCTGGCATCTCACCATAATCAGCAGAGCGTTGTGAACTAtttagaatgtgtgtgtgtgtatgaggatTCATTAATACAAGTGTTCCGTGCTGCGCTGTGTCTCCCAGCTCAGATAGCTTTCATCCAGGATGTGGGTCAGATGTCACTGAGGAGGTTCCCCGGCAGGTACAGCGCACATTTTCATCTTCCCATAATGCCGACataaagtgtgtctgtgagcgcctacagcagcagcagcagcagcagtgcataCTGTTGACAGAAGTAAAGAACCACAGTGGGAATGAAATTATCCTGGTTAAAGCAAACATGGTGTAATGATGAtactagtagtagtaatagtagtacaGCAATCAAATGATATCTATCACAGAATTATACAGTAATGTTCTCTACGTAGGAGGATCATAACCGCTGATCCGTTATGTTGGAAATGGTGATTAGAGTTCAAATCTTAGAGATACCGGTTCATGTGTGAAGGGTTTTCCTGCACAGTGGTGCTGTATATATGTCACACGTCATGTGACACAATAGTTAGGTTAGCTTGATAAAAAACGAAACTATCGCCGTGACAACTGTGCCACTTCATCCGCCGATGAAGGCCACGAGATGTTGTTGAAATCTTCGGAATCCCTCAAGTACCCACaaaagcaaatgtatttatctTCTTTGGTTAGAGAACCCGCaacttcattgtgtgtgtgtgtgtgtgtgtgtgtgtgtgtgtgtgtgtgtgtgtgtgtgtgtgtgtgtgtgtgtgtgtgtgtgtgtgtgtgtgtgtgtgtgtgtgtgtgtgtagattaaAACTGGAGGCTCTGACAGACAAAGAGCCGGGCCAGCTGGAGAtagacagtgaggaggaggaggagaaagaggagggtcGGGGTTTGGCTGAGGAGAGTCTGCCAGCCAGTCAGCCCCAACCTACTACGAGCCGAGCCcttctggaggaggaggacctgaCCATAGAGGAATATGCCAGCGACTAACACACGGTACATACTGTGACACTGCTTTCAAGTTCTTTGTTGTGTGCCACGTGCCACATTCATTTTTGACATGCGAGGGAAAACAAATCGTTACTCTTAAAATGTtagtttaactttttttttttttttacaagaattccgaggcttttttttttttttcataatttgtaAGATTGATCCCAGAGTTGAAATAATCCTCCAACGTTGGCGCTAACCCGAGGATGGTTAGTGTGTTGATGACCGCGTGACACTTCCGGTATTACCAGTATTTTTGCCTCATCATGTGTCACAAGATATGATCACTTCTCAAACAAGCTCATTGTCTTGTGGATTAACTGTTAAGATATTGTCAGTATTTATTTGTTCTAAGTGCATGTTCagcacttgttttttttgtttgtttgtttgtttgttttttgtacttcacatctgttttgtttgttttgctgagtGACTGTTGAGCCTGGATTGACCTGTAATGGAGAACTGTCCAGGACTGAGCCAGGCCTTTAACTAAGGTCTTTTACTGTTTCCCATGGAAGGAACATAAGAAATATCACACGAATGCTTATTGAGGAAGACATTGTTTAAATCTACTTAAGGACGCGAATAAAAATACTTTGTGAAAAGCTGATCACGGGGACTCTTTGCTTTAACATTATCTTGCTCTTTACACTCTTCCCCCTCACACACCCCTTCATCCAATATTTACTCACACAGTTTCACATGAAGCTCTCTTGAGCGTTCCCTCTGGTGGTGGTGACTCACTTGACTGCCTGAACtcacttttcaaattaaaattcaaGAAAAGATCATCATGAGCAGTTAATGGAGAAGCattacaaaatgacaaaagggTTGACTGGAAGTTGTATTTTATTGCTAATAAAGCATTAAACTTTTAATTACTCTCTTCTGTTTGTCATTGTTGCAATGTTTTATGAGAGagggacattttattttttaaaaaaaattttacGTTACGTTCTTCTTACGTCAGGAAACTGGTTCATTTTAgggtttttttatgtttaaaacaaaatatggagTTTATTTTCAAGGTAATGACCGGAAGTAGTTCGTGTTACCGCTTGTCAGTTTGACTGCCGGAGGTTTCGGACTGCGCGGCTGGTGGAGGAAGGGAGGTCGGCGAGTGTAGTGTTTGTTAACGCGGCGCCGAACGGACGAATACAACCGGTTGAACTTGTGTGTAACTCTTTATAACAGTTTACTAAACTGTCTTTCTGCCTGCGTGTCGGCGCCGAGGAATACAACGTTTATCGCTTCAAAGTTGCAGGTAAGAGGAAGTcattccttaaaaaaaaaaaaaaactgacgtTCAGacattaaagggaaattccacTTTATGTTGGAATCTGCCAAGTTATTTCTGTAACAAATATTGTACATGCCAGACTTGTCTCTGGGGACAAATGCTATGATCCCCACTGTAAGTCCATACAGGAACACAGAGCCGGATGACACATCAATATCACTGTATGAATAAGACTTCCATAGGATATGGCAAATGTgtgaaattaattaatcagtccatttaaatgtttcactcATGCTTTAtgtcagatatttaaaaaaaaaaaagcctcaatAACTAATTTTCCTAGTTTATACTGGTGTCATGTATTTCAtcagaataaaatgttttttcctcctcatgaTTCGTCAAAGGAATctgaataagaagaaaaaaaaaggttgaaaacaCTGGCTTAAGGGCGtagaaatgaatacaaaaataatatagTGAATGATAGTCACACTGTAGCCTTCTATGACGTTAAGTACACGGTAGACATGTGGTCATCAAGCCTAGCCTTATGTCGTTATACAGTAGGACTTTTCACAATATGTTAATAATTTGGCCATTTTGTCTCCAAAAGGCCAAGTCAGACCTAGTTAATGCACATCCACATTCTTGTATTTCTGGCATATGAAGAGAGAGGTTTGAAATCTAAATATAGAAGACTTGATGATGGCTTCAAATGGAAAATACTGCTTGACGTTTGGTGCTGTAAGTATAGATCCTATAGGATTGGGCCACGATTTGCGTCTGATCTGtgaacattttcagcatttataAATAACTTTTGTCGCCTTGTGCCACTTGTTGATGAACAACTGACTGGTTAATGGAACACATGGACACATGGTCTGGTTAATGGAACACATGGAGCTCCAGTGTGGTTCTAGTCTCTACAGTGTCCCAGACCATAAAGACACTGTTTATAGACAAAATAACCTAACAGGTATCTCTGTTTTTGGCCAATCTggcaaattaaatacaaaattagATACAAAATTGAGGTGGGTTCATTTGTCAAGGCTTTTGGCCCCCTTGTCTGTGTTGAAGTTTTTAGTTACAGTATGAGGACTTTGGACAGATTTATCCAAATGTGGAGCGGATGCTGAATACAAAATGGaggttttgatttgtgtgtaGGTGCTGTGATGGATTTAGATTTGTTGTGAATAGGGATGGGTGACGTTAAGGTTTTAACAGTACTACTAATCTTATCGATACTGCTTATCGATCCGGGACTTTAACGGTACTCTTATCGGTAGTAAAATGCCATACATACACCGGGTTTCGGTACCCATCCCTGTTTGTGACATGTAAAAGATGAGATGTGACTTATTGACAATACAGccaagaaaagggaaaagggaaaaaatcaAGGAATTTCATCAAATTGATGCAAAAGACATAGAAATTCAGTATGACCACAAAGCAGCCCTGTCCTGATAGATATTTAAGGGACAGCTGACAGTTCATTTATATCATCTCGTGCACtagaggcaagtgagaaaatatgtttttttctgtgtgttttgggttaACCATTTCAATTTGAGCAAATCAATATGAGGCTTGGCAGATTTAGCAGATCTACACTGTGGTGAATGTGTTGTAAGGTTTGACCTGGGGCAGATGCAGGAGGTCGGTGCGGCTCGCAGCCTGGACGATGACATGGCGGATGGGGACCTGGGTGACGGGATGGGAGTCAGAGCAGCACCCTGCTCCATAAGAAAGAAGAGCCAGAGCTTCGCTGGCGCCACGGAGGCCCCGCCGCCTGGAGCGGAGCGGCTCAGGCGCAGCAGCCAGGCGAGAGAGGCGGCCTGGATCCCTGGACTGAAGACAGCGGAGACGAGGCAGAGAGCCCGCTGGAAGCTGCCGTGCTCCGGTGAGAATGTGAAGGGGCCCTTTCACTGTAACAAAGGAGCTAACAAGAATCAAATCAGAAAGACAAGATACCATCAAATTCTCTTATTTTGTTGAACCAGGAAattctttttattgtgttcCATTAGGAAATAAGCCTTTAAACTGACTCTAGCCCAAGTTGGACAGTTGAGGTACAGTTAAGTTCAGTCAGATGCCAAGTTTTGGTAAATATTTGGTGAATATGTGAAATTATAGTCAGTGAGGAGATAGGTAGGTTGTTCTGTTGAGCACTTTCTATAATGCTATTAATTAATCATGAACACATGTACTTCCCAACACTTGGAAAAAATGGCTTCCATATGAACCCATAAGGAGGTTTTTCCTGAAAAGATAGCTTCCTGTCTCACCAACTCAGAGTTCCACAGAGATTTTTTAGCCCCTTTAGCTCttagttttggttttcagctgttttcagtgtataCTACTTTCACTGTATACTACCTGTtaagcaccaaacagcagacagacactgttAGAGACTAGCTGGACTAGCTGATTATCCTTAGCAACTTTAGACaatgtttttctgccccctggtggccaaaaaatgattcatgcagctttaagtctgAAACATTAAGACTCAGTAGGACTTCCTGTAACACTCTAGTCATCACTGCTGGACCATTACAACatgccacatacacaataatGGAGGAGGCCTGCACAAATTGTGTCTCCACAGTAATGTGAACAACTACCTTTATTCCAATAGAAAATTACTACAAGaaagcacagtcacacacacattttctacGACCTCTAATGCACAAGTACGCTTCTTGTGAATCAGCAGGCTCCCTGGTTGACCTGTCCAAAGACGAGCTGAAAGACAGGCTACAGGAAGCAACTGAGGTAGGAAAAGTGAAGCGAAAACACGACTTGATTGATAACTAGTTGATACAGCTTTGTCCAAGTGACTGCAGCCGGGCAAACTGTAACTGACGGTTCTGCTTTGTTGACAGGTTATAGACGTATTGTGCTGCGAGCTGGAGGTGGCACATCGTTACCTTGAGGGCAAATATGAAGCTCTGAAAATCTTACAGGGCAAGGTAGAGCAACACACGTACATACCGAAGTGCTGCATCTTGCAACTCACTGTTCTGTGGTTCAGTAGGAATCAGACGAAGCGAGCATCTGTCAAGAATGCTGCTCAGCAGGCGTCCTTGTTACCTCGTAGGTTTCCAGTGTCTGTTCTCTCGTGCCCCCTGAAAACATGAAGCGATGTCCGCTCGCGACCCTCCAAATTCTTCTTAATCTTACAAGTGTTACTGGAGCTTTGTTACATGTCGCCTCTGTCAGTATTgccccatgtttcctgtcaacTGTTGAAGGAAAAgaatcctaaaaaaaaaagtactgctCAGTGGAGTACTTAACAATGAAGCTCCTGAGTAAAGACTTATGATataaatgatggccaaaaccaTGAGCAGTAAGTAAGGTTGCCCAGACTTAAaagataaggctggtgatattttattatttcttactgtctacaaatcccatgaaaagaccaaaaacaagaGTGTGTTTTGAGGTCTCGCTTCCCGACTCTGTCTGCGGCACTCAGCCAccagcccattggttcctactgaagatgcaaatctttttaaaaaggttcagtaatttcctaaaacagctggtcactgtagtttttttttagtgaacTTTACTTACTTATGTATGGATGGAGGGCTTTTGGCAATTGCCTATGTTCCTtagggcagtggttcccaacctttttcttaagggactcCCATTTTatcattgtatatacactgacgacccccacccacatgaaaaagggaaaaagtagcctacttcttctgaaatgtctttatgtatatttcattatattaattgcataaaaaacacaataacagcacagaacaattaactgtacaatgaacctaaatagtgaacttaatacctgcaggaaatTTGTGTAGAACTAGCAATGTGTATATAATTCtgaatagatagatagaattTCTGTGCATATTGCAACGTATCAGACAATTATCCTTatataagtaagtaagtactTACTTATGTAGACGGATATCGTCAGAACCAAAAGtagtgagaaaatatttttgaagTGTATAGATGTTGTATTTTCTGCTTAATGAATACAGTTCAGAGAATTTTGCCTGGAAAGAATACAGAATCAaggttcatttgttttgttggtcATTGTGAAATTGCTTACTGCGGCATGCAAGCGGCATGCAatttaaaattgatttgatCAGTGGAATCTGCTGTGAGAGTCTAAAGCAAAACTTAGAACTAACGTTTTGCCACTACAGATGTAAGAGGGACCTGCAGTCCTGAGGTTAGA from the Enoplosus armatus isolate fEnoArm2 chromosome 4, fEnoArm2.hap1, whole genome shotgun sequence genome contains:
- the rad17 gene encoding cell cycle checkpoint protein RAD17; its protein translation is MNKLSQGDRAASSRLNRWVDPSFTDFPGESISLSGRRKGSQVLSSKAESKRPRKRKGDPGTSDPHTSFLLKESAQRDQDEPWVDRYSPCSQTELAVHKKKIEEVENWMRVHTTTSEGGILLLMGPSGCGKTATVQVLSRELGLRVQEWTNPTNVEPYSSSQNEWRMNGFSCSSQLTQFQDFLLRANKYNCLKMAGDGGATDRKLILVEDFPNQFYRQPGSLHDILRRFVKTSRRPLLFIVSDSLSGDSSSRFLFPREIQEELDISSVSFNPVAPTTMMKVLTRISTLEKAKSCGRMCIPDQAVLETLCSGSSGDIRSAINSLQFSSLPDTSLEKGLCRMKKDRPVTSLGKAISRTNQKKRKSKQTKEQEEGQAIGGKDASLFLFRALGKILHCKRESHEGAEAAECAPGPGLPSHLSHHHREALLVNPELVVERSHMSGEFFSLYLHQNYLDFFSEVEDVDRVSEYLSDADLLTADWTCRSTMGDYGSSVATRGLLHSNSQQVSVGFRPLHKPNWLLVNKKHRENCLAARSLFRSFCLTPVSLQTELLPYLAKLTNPMRNQAQIAFIQDVGQMSLRRFPGRLKLEALTDKEPGQLEIDSEEEEEKEEGRGLAEESLPASQPQPTTSRALLEEEDLTIEEYASD